One Solanum lycopersicum chromosome 4, SLM_r2.1 DNA window includes the following coding sequences:
- the LOC101262711 gene encoding uncharacterized protein — MWRLYEGWNDILKIQKFRRIVSYTGFYCFVTVITYAYTNNTTRAGYSRADQFYASYPAGTEILTDTAKLYKAALGNVFEVEEWGPVEWSVLAKHFERQGKSPYAYHALYMAHLASHGQLDGSG; from the exons ATGTGGCGGCTGTATGAAGGATGGAACGACATTTTGAAGATCCAAAAGTTCCGGAGAATTGTGTCCTATACTGGATTCTATTGCTTCGTTACAGTCATCACATATGCGTACACCAACAACAC TACTAGAGCAGGGTACTCGAGAGCTGACCAATTCTATGCTTCTTATCCAGCTGGAACAGAGATCCTTACTGACACAGCTAAG TTATATAAAGCAGCGTTGGGGAATGTTTTTGAAGTGGAAGAATGGGGACCAGTCGAATGGTCCGTCCTGGCTAAACATTTTGAACGTCAAGGAAAATCACCATATGCATACCATGCG CTATACATGGCACACCTCGCTTCTCATGGACAGCTAGATGGAAGTGGCTAG
- the MAPK14 gene encoding mitogen-activated protein kinase 14 isoform X1, with protein MVMDFKEFFTEYGEAHQYEIQEVVGKGSYGVVAAAIDTHTGEKVAIKKIKDVFEHSCEATRILREIKLLRLLRHPDIVEIKHILLPPCPREFKDIYVVFELMECDLQHVIKANDSLTAEHYQFFMYQLLRGLKYMHTANVFHRDLKPKNILANADCKLKICDFGLARVSLGDNPSAVFWTDYVATRWYRAPELCGSFFSKYTPAVDIWSLGCIFAEMLTGKPLFPGKNAVHQLDLITDLLGTPSTEAISRIKNEKARRYLSSMKKKAPIPLSQQFPHVDPLALRLLERLIAFDPKDRPSAEEALAHPYFRGLANKEQEPSSQTISKFEFDFERRKLGKEDIRELIYREILEYHPQMLQEHLHGTDHTHFMYPSGVDCFKQQFDHLEGQSGRGGSTLFPRRYASLPRERVCASTEEEADKDGEFERHVVASMAQRCLPSPPSSPKVKKPDIANTVEGPNEAVHSTPTNTERCMLRSSSISFSKCVGAIWDCEDTTCKPYQNGINKSSKTALYA; from the exons ATG GTAATGGATTTCAAAGAATTCTTCACTGAATATGGTGAGGCTCATCAATATGAAATCCAAGAGGTCGTTGGCAAGGGAAGCTATGGTGTTGTTGCAGCAGCAATTGATACTCATACTGGAGAGAAGGTAGCAATAAAGAAGATCAAAGATGTTTTTGAGCACAGCTGTGAAGCCACCCGCATCCTGAGAGAAATAAAGCTCCTTCGGTTGCTTCGGCACCCAGATATTGTAGAAATAAAGCATATACTGTTGCCTCCATGTCCAAGGGAATTCAAggatatttatgttgttttcgAGTTGATGGAATGTGACCTTCAGCATGTAATTAAAGCAAATGACAGTCTCACTGCTGAACATTATCAATTCTTTATGTATCAGCTTCTTCGTGGTTTAAAATATATGCATACAG CAAACGTGTTCCATCGGGATTTGAAGCCAAAGAACATTCTAGCAAATGCAGATTGCAAGCtgaaaatttgtgattttgggCTTGCTCGGGTATCACTTGGCGATAACCCATCTGCTGTTTTCTGGACT GACTACGTGGCAACTCGCTGGTACCGTGCTCCAGAACTCTGTGGTTCCTTTTTTTCCAAA TATACCCCAGCAGTTGATATCTGGAGTCTAGGGTGTATATTTGCAGAAATGCTCACAGGAAAACCATTATTTCCGGGGAAAAATGCGGTTCACCAATTGGATCTCATAACTGATTTGCTTGGTACACCGTCCACTGAAGCCATTTCAAGG attaaaaatgaaaaagcaaGGAGATATTTAAGCAGCATGAAGAAGAAAGCACCTATCCCTCTCTCACAGCAATTCCCACACGTTGATCCACTAGCTCTAAGATTACTTGAGCGGTTGATTGCATTTGATCCCAAAGATCGCCCTTCTGCTGAAGAG GCGCTAGCACATCCATATTTCCGTGGTTTGGCCAACAAGGAACAGGAACCATCATCTCAGACCATCTCAAAATTCGAATTCGACTTTGAACGAAGAAAACTTGGGAAAGAGGATATTAGGGAGCTCATCTACCGAGAG attctggaatatcaccCTCAAATGCTGCAGGAGCATCTTCATGGCACTGATCACACTCACTTTATGTATCCAAG tgGGGTTGATTGCTTCAAACAACAATTTGACCATCTCGAGGGGCaaagtggtagaggtggaagtaCTCTCTTTCCAAGACGATATGCTTCTTTGCCCAG AGAACGAGTCTGTGCTTCCACAGAGGAGGAAGCTGATAAGGATGGTGAATTTGAAAGGCATGTTGTAGCTTCTATGGCTCAGAGATGCCTTCCAAGCCCCCCGAGTTCCCCCAAGGTCAAGAAACCGGATATTGCTAATACAGTTGAAGGTCCTAATGAGGCTGTCCATAGTACACCAACGAATACTGAACGCTGCATGCTAAGAAGTTCTAGTATTAGTTTTTCCAAATGTGTTGGGGCCATATGGGACTGCGAG GATACAACCTGCAAGCCATATCAAAACGGGATTAATAAATCATCGAAGACAGCTTTATATGCTTGA
- the MAPK14 gene encoding mitogen-activated protein kinase 14 — MVMDFKEFFTEYGEAHQYEIQEVVGKGSYGVVAAAIDTHTGEKVAIKKIKDVFEHSCEATRILREIKLLRLLRHPDIVEIKHILLPPCPREFKDIYVVFELMECDLQHVIKANDSLTAEHYQFFMYQLLRGLKYMHTANVFHRDLKPKNILANADCKLKICDFGLARVSLGDNPSAVFWTDYVATRWYRAPELCGSFFSKYTPAVDIWSLGCIFAEMLTGKPLFPGKNAVHQLDLITDLLGTPSTEAISRIKNEKARRYLSSMKKKAPIPLSQQFPHVDPLALRLLERLIAFDPKDRPSAEEALAHPYFRGLANKEQEPSSQTISKFEFDFERRKLGKEDIRELIYREILEYHPQMLQEHLHGTDHTHFMYPSGVDCFKQQFDHLEGQSGRGGSTLFPRRYASLPRERVCASTEEEADKDGEFERHVVASMAQRCLPSPPSSPKVKKPDIANTVEGPNEAVHSTPTNTERCMLRSSSISFSKCVGAIWDCEVSVF; from the exons ATG GTAATGGATTTCAAAGAATTCTTCACTGAATATGGTGAGGCTCATCAATATGAAATCCAAGAGGTCGTTGGCAAGGGAAGCTATGGTGTTGTTGCAGCAGCAATTGATACTCATACTGGAGAGAAGGTAGCAATAAAGAAGATCAAAGATGTTTTTGAGCACAGCTGTGAAGCCACCCGCATCCTGAGAGAAATAAAGCTCCTTCGGTTGCTTCGGCACCCAGATATTGTAGAAATAAAGCATATACTGTTGCCTCCATGTCCAAGGGAATTCAAggatatttatgttgttttcgAGTTGATGGAATGTGACCTTCAGCATGTAATTAAAGCAAATGACAGTCTCACTGCTGAACATTATCAATTCTTTATGTATCAGCTTCTTCGTGGTTTAAAATATATGCATACAG CAAACGTGTTCCATCGGGATTTGAAGCCAAAGAACATTCTAGCAAATGCAGATTGCAAGCtgaaaatttgtgattttgggCTTGCTCGGGTATCACTTGGCGATAACCCATCTGCTGTTTTCTGGACT GACTACGTGGCAACTCGCTGGTACCGTGCTCCAGAACTCTGTGGTTCCTTTTTTTCCAAA TATACCCCAGCAGTTGATATCTGGAGTCTAGGGTGTATATTTGCAGAAATGCTCACAGGAAAACCATTATTTCCGGGGAAAAATGCGGTTCACCAATTGGATCTCATAACTGATTTGCTTGGTACACCGTCCACTGAAGCCATTTCAAGG attaaaaatgaaaaagcaaGGAGATATTTAAGCAGCATGAAGAAGAAAGCACCTATCCCTCTCTCACAGCAATTCCCACACGTTGATCCACTAGCTCTAAGATTACTTGAGCGGTTGATTGCATTTGATCCCAAAGATCGCCCTTCTGCTGAAGAG GCGCTAGCACATCCATATTTCCGTGGTTTGGCCAACAAGGAACAGGAACCATCATCTCAGACCATCTCAAAATTCGAATTCGACTTTGAACGAAGAAAACTTGGGAAAGAGGATATTAGGGAGCTCATCTACCGAGAG attctggaatatcaccCTCAAATGCTGCAGGAGCATCTTCATGGCACTGATCACACTCACTTTATGTATCCAAG tgGGGTTGATTGCTTCAAACAACAATTTGACCATCTCGAGGGGCaaagtggtagaggtggaagtaCTCTCTTTCCAAGACGATATGCTTCTTTGCCCAG AGAACGAGTCTGTGCTTCCACAGAGGAGGAAGCTGATAAGGATGGTGAATTTGAAAGGCATGTTGTAGCTTCTATGGCTCAGAGATGCCTTCCAAGCCCCCCGAGTTCCCCCAAGGTCAAGAAACCGGATATTGCTAATACAGTTGAAGGTCCTAATGAGGCTGTCCATAGTACACCAACGAATACTGAACGCTGCATGCTAAGAAGTTCTAGTATTAGTTTTTCCAAATGTGTTGGGGCCATATGGGACTGCGAGGTAAGTGTTTTCTGA